One window from the genome of Diospyros lotus cultivar Yz01 chromosome 11, ASM1463336v1, whole genome shotgun sequence encodes:
- the LOC127813006 gene encoding protein ABIL2-like isoform X4, with amino-acid sequence MEMETETSCTQRAPQEASNYDELFMQNTLLFADSLKDLKNLRAQLYSAAEYFELAYCRDGQEQLVVETLKDYISKAIISTVDHLGSVACKVSNFLQEKIDEVSGAELRFFCMQQKLRTCQEYIHCSGLSEQSLVIKTPKFHKEYIVPVAGKKHVATGKTGSIYQCAEHDLQQSANEKAGHATRMEPPNSYLLRKWHSRLPTVGVASNSGTFAFARTASHKETGGGAVSPYRFLLRRSGSVSANSVIPNSSNSSRQRWPSEPRRSASLSANAERDRTKEIQQYSKKSKPLFKALLSIRRQNRDGRV; translated from the exons ATGGAGATGGAGACGGAGACTTCATGTACCCAAAGAGCCCCTCAAGAAGCTTCCAACTATGATGAACTCTTCATGCAAAACACCTTGCTCTTTGCAGATAGCTTGAAG GATTTGAAGAATCTTAGAGCACAGTTGTACTCGGCCGCAGAGTATTTTGAGCTAGCATATTGCAGAGATGGCCAGGAACAATT AGTGGTAGAAACCTTGAAAGATTATATCAGCAAAGCAATCATTAGCACTGTAGATCACTTGGGTTCTGTTGCCTGTAAGGTTAGCAATTTCCTGCAAGAAAAAATTGATGAAGTTTCTGGAGCAGAACTTCGATTTTTTTGTATGCAACAG AAATTAAGGACATGCCAAGAGTACATTCATTGCAGCGGCCTTTCAGAACAATCTTTGGTGATAAAAACTCCCAAGTTTCACAAGGAGTACATAGTTCCAG TTGCAGGGAAAAAGCATGTTGCCACTGGAAAGACTGGATCTATCTACCAATGTGCTGAACATGACTTGCAACAATCTGCGAATG AAAAAGCTGGTCACGCAACAAGAATGGAGCCCCCTAATTCATATTTACTAAG GAAATGGCATTCTAGATTGCCTACTGTGGGAGTGGCTTCTAATTCTGGCACCTTTGCCTTTGCAAGGACTGCGTCCCACAAAGAAACAG GGGGAGGAGCAGTTTCGCCATATCGTTTTCTGCTCAGGCGCTCAGGATCTGTCAGTGCCAATTCAGTCATTCCAAACTCCTCCAACAGCAGTAGACAGCGG TGGCCATCGGAGCCCAGGAGATCGGCTTCATTGAGTGCCAATGCTGAAAGGGACAGAACGAAAGAGATTCAACAATATTCCAAGAAAAGTAAACCTCTCTTCAAAGCATTGCTCAGCATCCGCAGGCAGAATAGAGATGGGAGAGTATAA
- the LOC127813006 gene encoding protein ABIL2-like isoform X2 yields MEMETETSCTQRAPQEASNYDELFMQNTLLFADSLKDLKNLRAQLYSAAEYFELAYCRDGQEQLVVETLKDYISKAIISTVDHLGSVACKVSNFLQEKIDEVSGAELRFFCMQQKLRTCQEYIHCSGLSEQSLVIKTPKFHKEYIVPVAGKKHVATGKTGSIYQCAEHDLQQSANVLPEKAGHATRMEPPNSYLLRKWHSRLPTVGVASNSGTFAFARTASHKETGGGAVSPYRFLLRRSGSVSANSVIPNSSNSSRQRWPSEPRRSASLSANAERDRTKEIQQYSKKSKPLFKALLSIRRQNRDGRV; encoded by the exons ATGGAGATGGAGACGGAGACTTCATGTACCCAAAGAGCCCCTCAAGAAGCTTCCAACTATGATGAACTCTTCATGCAAAACACCTTGCTCTTTGCAGATAGCTTGAAG GATTTGAAGAATCTTAGAGCACAGTTGTACTCGGCCGCAGAGTATTTTGAGCTAGCATATTGCAGAGATGGCCAGGAACAATT AGTGGTAGAAACCTTGAAAGATTATATCAGCAAAGCAATCATTAGCACTGTAGATCACTTGGGTTCTGTTGCCTGTAAGGTTAGCAATTTCCTGCAAGAAAAAATTGATGAAGTTTCTGGAGCAGAACTTCGATTTTTTTGTATGCAACAG AAATTAAGGACATGCCAAGAGTACATTCATTGCAGCGGCCTTTCAGAACAATCTTTGGTGATAAAAACTCCCAAGTTTCACAAGGAGTACATAGTTCCAG TTGCAGGGAAAAAGCATGTTGCCACTGGAAAGACTGGATCTATCTACCAATGTGCTGAACATGACTTGCAACAATCTGCGAA TGTTTTGCCAGAAAAAGCTGGTCACGCAACAAGAATGGAGCCCCCTAATTCATATTTACTAAG GAAATGGCATTCTAGATTGCCTACTGTGGGAGTGGCTTCTAATTCTGGCACCTTTGCCTTTGCAAGGACTGCGTCCCACAAAGAAACAG GGGGAGGAGCAGTTTCGCCATATCGTTTTCTGCTCAGGCGCTCAGGATCTGTCAGTGCCAATTCAGTCATTCCAAACTCCTCCAACAGCAGTAGACAGCGG TGGCCATCGGAGCCCAGGAGATCGGCTTCATTGAGTGCCAATGCTGAAAGGGACAGAACGAAAGAGATTCAACAATATTCCAAGAAAAGTAAACCTCTCTTCAAAGCATTGCTCAGCATCCGCAGGCAGAATAGAGATGGGAGAGTATAA
- the LOC127813006 gene encoding protein ABIL3-like isoform X5, translated as MEMETETSCTQRAPQEASNYDELFMQNTLLFADSLKDLKNLRAQLYSAAEYFELAYCRDGQEQLVVETLKDYISKAIISTVDHLGSVACKVSNFLQEKIDEVSGAELRFFCMQQKLRTCQEYIHCSGLSEQSLVIKTPKFHKEYIVPGKFAGKKHVATGKTGSIYQCAEHDLQQSANGNGILDCLLWEWLLILAPLPLQGLRPTKKQGEEQFRHIVFCSGAQDLSVPIQSFQTPPTAVDSGGHRSPGDRLH; from the exons ATGGAGATGGAGACGGAGACTTCATGTACCCAAAGAGCCCCTCAAGAAGCTTCCAACTATGATGAACTCTTCATGCAAAACACCTTGCTCTTTGCAGATAGCTTGAAG GATTTGAAGAATCTTAGAGCACAGTTGTACTCGGCCGCAGAGTATTTTGAGCTAGCATATTGCAGAGATGGCCAGGAACAATT AGTGGTAGAAACCTTGAAAGATTATATCAGCAAAGCAATCATTAGCACTGTAGATCACTTGGGTTCTGTTGCCTGTAAGGTTAGCAATTTCCTGCAAGAAAAAATTGATGAAGTTTCTGGAGCAGAACTTCGATTTTTTTGTATGCAACAG AAATTAAGGACATGCCAAGAGTACATTCATTGCAGCGGCCTTTCAGAACAATCTTTGGTGATAAAAACTCCCAAGTTTCACAAGGAGTACATAGTTCCAGgtaaat TTGCAGGGAAAAAGCATGTTGCCACTGGAAAGACTGGATCTATCTACCAATGTGCTGAACATGACTTGCAACAATCTGCGAATG GAAATGGCATTCTAGATTGCCTACTGTGGGAGTGGCTTCTAATTCTGGCACCTTTGCCTTTGCAAGGACTGCGTCCCACAAAGAAACAG GGGGAGGAGCAGTTTCGCCATATCGTTTTCTGCTCAGGCGCTCAGGATCTGTCAGTGCCAATTCAGTCATTCCAAACTCCTCCAACAGCAGTAGACAGCGG TGGCCATCGGAGCCCAGGAGATCGGCTTCATTGA
- the LOC127813006 gene encoding protein ABIL3-like isoform X6, which translates to MEMETETSCTQRAPQEASNYDELFMQNTLLFADSLKDLKNLRAQLYSAAEYFELAYCRDGQEQLVVETLKDYISKAIISTVDHLGSVACKVSNFLQEKIDEVSGAELRFFCMQQKLRTCQEYIHCSGLSEQSLVIKTPKFHKEYIVPVAGKKHVATGKTGSIYQCAEHDLQQSANGNGILDCLLWEWLLILAPLPLQGLRPTKKQGEEQFRHIVFCSGAQDLSVPIQSFQTPPTAVDSGGHRSPGDRLH; encoded by the exons ATGGAGATGGAGACGGAGACTTCATGTACCCAAAGAGCCCCTCAAGAAGCTTCCAACTATGATGAACTCTTCATGCAAAACACCTTGCTCTTTGCAGATAGCTTGAAG GATTTGAAGAATCTTAGAGCACAGTTGTACTCGGCCGCAGAGTATTTTGAGCTAGCATATTGCAGAGATGGCCAGGAACAATT AGTGGTAGAAACCTTGAAAGATTATATCAGCAAAGCAATCATTAGCACTGTAGATCACTTGGGTTCTGTTGCCTGTAAGGTTAGCAATTTCCTGCAAGAAAAAATTGATGAAGTTTCTGGAGCAGAACTTCGATTTTTTTGTATGCAACAG AAATTAAGGACATGCCAAGAGTACATTCATTGCAGCGGCCTTTCAGAACAATCTTTGGTGATAAAAACTCCCAAGTTTCACAAGGAGTACATAGTTCCAG TTGCAGGGAAAAAGCATGTTGCCACTGGAAAGACTGGATCTATCTACCAATGTGCTGAACATGACTTGCAACAATCTGCGAATG GAAATGGCATTCTAGATTGCCTACTGTGGGAGTGGCTTCTAATTCTGGCACCTTTGCCTTTGCAAGGACTGCGTCCCACAAAGAAACAG GGGGAGGAGCAGTTTCGCCATATCGTTTTCTGCTCAGGCGCTCAGGATCTGTCAGTGCCAATTCAGTCATTCCAAACTCCTCCAACAGCAGTAGACAGCGG TGGCCATCGGAGCCCAGGAGATCGGCTTCATTGA
- the LOC127813006 gene encoding protein ABIL3-like isoform X1, which translates to MEMETETSCTQRAPQEASNYDELFMQNTLLFADSLKDLKNLRAQLYSAAEYFELAYCRDGQEQLVVETLKDYISKAIISTVDHLGSVACKVSNFLQEKIDEVSGAELRFFCMQQKLRTCQEYIHCSGLSEQSLVIKTPKFHKEYIVPGKFAGKKHVATGKTGSIYQCAEHDLQQSANVLPEKAGHATRMEPPNSYLLRKWHSRLPTVGVASNSGTFAFARTASHKETGGGAVSPYRFLLRRSGSVSANSVIPNSSNSSRQRWPSEPRRSASLSANAERDRTKEIQQYSKKSKPLFKALLSIRRQNRDGRV; encoded by the exons ATGGAGATGGAGACGGAGACTTCATGTACCCAAAGAGCCCCTCAAGAAGCTTCCAACTATGATGAACTCTTCATGCAAAACACCTTGCTCTTTGCAGATAGCTTGAAG GATTTGAAGAATCTTAGAGCACAGTTGTACTCGGCCGCAGAGTATTTTGAGCTAGCATATTGCAGAGATGGCCAGGAACAATT AGTGGTAGAAACCTTGAAAGATTATATCAGCAAAGCAATCATTAGCACTGTAGATCACTTGGGTTCTGTTGCCTGTAAGGTTAGCAATTTCCTGCAAGAAAAAATTGATGAAGTTTCTGGAGCAGAACTTCGATTTTTTTGTATGCAACAG AAATTAAGGACATGCCAAGAGTACATTCATTGCAGCGGCCTTTCAGAACAATCTTTGGTGATAAAAACTCCCAAGTTTCACAAGGAGTACATAGTTCCAGgtaaat TTGCAGGGAAAAAGCATGTTGCCACTGGAAAGACTGGATCTATCTACCAATGTGCTGAACATGACTTGCAACAATCTGCGAA TGTTTTGCCAGAAAAAGCTGGTCACGCAACAAGAATGGAGCCCCCTAATTCATATTTACTAAG GAAATGGCATTCTAGATTGCCTACTGTGGGAGTGGCTTCTAATTCTGGCACCTTTGCCTTTGCAAGGACTGCGTCCCACAAAGAAACAG GGGGAGGAGCAGTTTCGCCATATCGTTTTCTGCTCAGGCGCTCAGGATCTGTCAGTGCCAATTCAGTCATTCCAAACTCCTCCAACAGCAGTAGACAGCGG TGGCCATCGGAGCCCAGGAGATCGGCTTCATTGAGTGCCAATGCTGAAAGGGACAGAACGAAAGAGATTCAACAATATTCCAAGAAAAGTAAACCTCTCTTCAAAGCATTGCTCAGCATCCGCAGGCAGAATAGAGATGGGAGAGTATAA
- the LOC127813006 gene encoding protein ABIL3-like isoform X3 produces MEMETETSCTQRAPQEASNYDELFMQNTLLFADSLKDLKNLRAQLYSAAEYFELAYCRDGQEQLVVETLKDYISKAIISTVDHLGSVACKVSNFLQEKIDEVSGAELRFFCMQQKLRTCQEYIHCSGLSEQSLVIKTPKFHKEYIVPGKFAGKKHVATGKTGSIYQCAEHDLQQSANEKAGHATRMEPPNSYLLRKWHSRLPTVGVASNSGTFAFARTASHKETGGGAVSPYRFLLRRSGSVSANSVIPNSSNSSRQRWPSEPRRSASLSANAERDRTKEIQQYSKKSKPLFKALLSIRRQNRDGRV; encoded by the exons ATGGAGATGGAGACGGAGACTTCATGTACCCAAAGAGCCCCTCAAGAAGCTTCCAACTATGATGAACTCTTCATGCAAAACACCTTGCTCTTTGCAGATAGCTTGAAG GATTTGAAGAATCTTAGAGCACAGTTGTACTCGGCCGCAGAGTATTTTGAGCTAGCATATTGCAGAGATGGCCAGGAACAATT AGTGGTAGAAACCTTGAAAGATTATATCAGCAAAGCAATCATTAGCACTGTAGATCACTTGGGTTCTGTTGCCTGTAAGGTTAGCAATTTCCTGCAAGAAAAAATTGATGAAGTTTCTGGAGCAGAACTTCGATTTTTTTGTATGCAACAG AAATTAAGGACATGCCAAGAGTACATTCATTGCAGCGGCCTTTCAGAACAATCTTTGGTGATAAAAACTCCCAAGTTTCACAAGGAGTACATAGTTCCAGgtaaat TTGCAGGGAAAAAGCATGTTGCCACTGGAAAGACTGGATCTATCTACCAATGTGCTGAACATGACTTGCAACAATCTGCGAATG AAAAAGCTGGTCACGCAACAAGAATGGAGCCCCCTAATTCATATTTACTAAG GAAATGGCATTCTAGATTGCCTACTGTGGGAGTGGCTTCTAATTCTGGCACCTTTGCCTTTGCAAGGACTGCGTCCCACAAAGAAACAG GGGGAGGAGCAGTTTCGCCATATCGTTTTCTGCTCAGGCGCTCAGGATCTGTCAGTGCCAATTCAGTCATTCCAAACTCCTCCAACAGCAGTAGACAGCGG TGGCCATCGGAGCCCAGGAGATCGGCTTCATTGAGTGCCAATGCTGAAAGGGACAGAACGAAAGAGATTCAACAATATTCCAAGAAAAGTAAACCTCTCTTCAAAGCATTGCTCAGCATCCGCAGGCAGAATAGAGATGGGAGAGTATAA